Within the Xyrauchen texanus isolate HMW12.3.18 unplaced genomic scaffold, RBS_HiC_50CHRs HiC_scaffold_671, whole genome shotgun sequence genome, the region tggtcataaaatattgatttgtttctcacccacacctatcatatctcttctgaagacatggattaaaccactggagtcgtacggattacttttatgctgcctttatgtgatttttggagcatcaaaggtatgatcaccattcacatgcattgtatggaccaacagagctgaaatattcttttaaaaacctttatgttctgcagaagaaaatcacacacatctgggatggtatgagattgagtaaattacatttttgggtgatctatccctttaagcattatTATGTTGGCACTCAATATATACATTTCTTAATTAAATAGGTTTTTACACAAATCCtgaagacaataaataaataaaccactaATTGTAAGACATTATTAACATTATATAATGGAAGAGATCATCATCATCTTAACATGGTTACCTGGTAAGTTTTCTGAATAGTTTTAACAAAACTTTCTTTTCAACCCTCAAAAACTTTTGTCCTCATCTCCTGTTAATATGGGCTGATGGTATGTGGGACATTGTTCTGGAATCTGATATTTTTCTAAGTATCTTTTTCAACACCCTCCTGTGTGCTGGCAacagtctttgtttgtgtgtgtgtgtgtgtgtgtgtgtgtgatttcacaGGCATACTGAGAATAAAAGCTACAAGTCCAGGAGTGGTGGTCATTGAAGGAACAGAAGCAGGACATTACCTATCTATGAATGTAGATGGCAAGCTGTATGCTTCAGTAAGTGTACACCATAATTTCTGATAAAAATAGGAAAATCAACACGAGTGCAGTTTTAACGCAAAAAGATTTGTTTTTGCAGCCATTAGTTACAGATGAAAGTTATTTTCTGGAGAAGATGGAGGAGAACCACTACAACACATATCAGTCTCAAAAGCATGGTGAAAACTGGTACGTCGGAAtcaaaaaaaatgggaaaatgaaacATGGCCAAAGAACACGCATTGGACAAAAGGCTATTTTCTTTCTCCCTCGACAGGTGGACCAGGAAAAGAACTAAGGCCTGAAAACTGCTAGTTACAcaaatgtgtattcattaaaattatttaatcccATAGAATAACAGTAATTCACATCACTGAGACAAACAACACATGACCTTTATCTAACTTGCTGAGACAGATATCTACTCTTATATCTCTGTATCTATAtagaaaatgtaatatatatatatatatatatacgtgtgtgtgtgtatatattcataCAGTGTATAAaactatacatataaataatataaaattatatatataaaacttcatttgaata harbors:
- the fgf1a gene encoding putative fibroblast growth factor 1 isoform X1, coding for MVDRSLVGMTEADITMFLPGTDAFSFPDHRKLTRLYCMNGGYHLQILSDGTVTGTRDEDNYSILRIKATSPGVVVIEGTEAGHYLSMNVDGKLYASPLVTDESYFLEKMEENHYNTYQSQKHGENWYVGIKKNGKMKHGQRTRIGQKAIFFLPRQVDQEKN
- the fgf1a gene encoding putative fibroblast growth factor 1 isoform X2; translation: MVDRSLVGMTEADITMFLPGTDAFSFPDHRKLTRLYCMNGGYHLQILSDGTVTGTRDEDNYSILRIKATSPGVVVIEGTEAGHYLSMNVDGKLYASPLVTDESYFLEKMEENHYNTYQSQKHGENWWTRKRTKA